One region of Epilithonimonas zeae genomic DNA includes:
- a CDS encoding sodium:solute symporter, translating to MNPGTILLLFVFAYFIGLLVISYFTSRNSDNQSFFIGNKKSKWWLVAFGMIGTSLSGVTFISVPGTVGKMTAGDYAFGGFEYYMMVIGFFIGYFIVAGILLPLYYRMNLTSIYTYLGKRFNVEAHKIGSVFFIISRAIGATARLYLVVNILQIFLLEALGVPFWVTAFILLLMILLYTFEGGVKTIVITDTLQTSFMIISLIACIVYILSNLNLSFGEAFSILEQKQYTHFINTDVNSKTFFLKTILGGMFITIAMTGLDQEMMQKNISVDNLKNSKKNMLTFAGTLLFVNLAFLFLGGLLYLFAIQHGADYGQISTMVDGKEVITNTFGFKDSAGQIKNIMGDDLFPALSLQGHFPMALSVIFIIGLISALFPSADGALTAVTSSYCVDLLNLNEDQQKTEKQKKHLRMKVHLTFTVIFFVLIMVFKAINDKSIVYLIMEVAGYTYGPLLGLFAFGILTKYQITKKYSILAVTILAPVVTYLINYLVTNNTDYRIGVELIILNGFLTFVGLWLVKARSLKLV from the coding sequence ATGAATCCGGGAACTATTCTACTTTTATTCGTTTTTGCCTATTTTATCGGGCTTTTGGTCATTTCTTATTTTACAAGCCGTAACTCGGACAATCAGTCTTTTTTCATCGGAAACAAAAAAAGTAAATGGTGGCTGGTGGCGTTTGGGATGATCGGAACATCGCTTTCGGGTGTGACGTTTATTTCGGTTCCGGGAACGGTGGGCAAGATGACGGCGGGCGATTATGCGTTTGGCGGCTTCGAATATTATATGATGGTGATTGGGTTTTTCATCGGTTATTTCATAGTTGCGGGGATTTTGCTCCCACTTTATTACCGGATGAATCTGACCTCGATTTACACTTATCTCGGGAAACGCTTCAATGTGGAGGCGCATAAAATCGGGTCCGTATTTTTCATTATTTCTAGAGCGATTGGTGCGACGGCGAGATTGTATCTGGTGGTGAATATTCTTCAGATTTTCCTATTGGAAGCGCTTGGTGTTCCGTTTTGGGTAACGGCTTTTATATTGTTATTAATGATTTTGCTTTACACGTTTGAAGGTGGTGTGAAAACGATTGTGATTACTGATACGTTGCAGACGTCGTTTATGATTATCAGTCTGATTGCCTGCATTGTATATATTTTATCAAATCTTAATCTGTCTTTTGGAGAAGCATTTTCTATTCTTGAACAGAAGCAATACACACACTTTATCAATACGGATGTGAATTCTAAAACCTTCTTCCTGAAAACGATTCTGGGTGGAATGTTTATCACGATTGCAATGACGGGTCTGGATCAGGAAATGATGCAGAAAAACATCTCGGTTGACAATCTGAAAAACTCGAAAAAGAATATGCTGACCTTTGCCGGAACTTTGCTTTTCGTGAACCTAGCATTCTTATTTTTAGGTGGTTTGCTTTATCTTTTTGCAATACAGCACGGCGCAGATTATGGACAAATATCAACTATGGTTGATGGAAAAGAAGTGATTACGAATACTTTTGGTTTCAAAGATTCTGCGGGTCAAATCAAAAATATAATGGGCGACGACCTCTTCCCTGCTCTATCGCTTCAAGGTCATTTCCCGATGGCACTTTCCGTGATTTTCATCATCGGTTTGATTTCCGCTCTGTTCCCTTCTGCTGATGGTGCTTTGACGGCGGTGACGAGTTCTTATTGCGTAGATTTATTAAACCTGAACGAAGACCAGCAAAAAACCGAGAAACAAAAGAAACATCTAAGAATGAAGGTTCATTTGACTTTCACTGTGATTTTCTTTGTTTTGATAATGGTTTTCAAAGCCATCAATGACAAGTCGATTGTTTATTTGATAATGGAAGTGGCGGGTTATACTTACGGTCCGTTATTGGGATTATTTGCTTTCGGAATTTTGACGAAATATCAAATCACGAAGAAATATTCCATTTTGGCAGTGACGATTTTGGCGCCTGTTGTGACTTATCTGATTAATTATCTGGTAACGAATAACACAGATTACAGAATTGGTGTGGAACTGATTATCCTGAATGGGTTTTTGACTTTTGTTGGGTTGTGGTTGGTGAAGGCTAGAAGTTTGAAATTAGTCTGA
- a CDS encoding MFS transporter, translating into MLSIVMLINRSGSMVLPFLGVYMTDHLKFSLENTGIVLSFYGIGSVLGSWLGGFLTDKFGEYYIQSWSLFLSAPIFIIMPFFSSVEMMALLIFLQSTISDTFRPANSVAITKYARPENLTKAFSLNRMAVNLGFSIGPALGGILSGISYNFLFIVNAIGAVIAGIIYVIFFRRRNKIFREKKKLEPIKPVEKAVTKSPYKDYPFLLYSFLCAVFAVCFFQFFNTIPLFYKDVAKLDQSTIGFILGYSGFIIVLLEMPLVSLAERVLKIPQILSIGIIMSGFSYLLLLFGSNIPLLLLSMSILSIAEIWVLPFMSTVTALRAEKGNKGAYMGLNGIAFSFSFIFTPFLGTYVVSHFGFDSLWVGSFTVLALSAILIYVVVKRMIVMK; encoded by the coding sequence ATGTTGTCCATCGTGATGCTCATCAATCGTTCCGGTTCGATGGTTTTACCATTTTTGGGTGTTTATATGACAGACCATTTGAAGTTTTCTTTGGAAAATACAGGAATTGTTTTAAGCTTTTACGGAATCGGTTCTGTTTTAGGTTCTTGGCTGGGCGGTTTTTTGACAGATAAATTTGGAGAATATTATATCCAAAGTTGGAGTCTGTTTCTTAGTGCGCCGATATTTATCATTATGCCGTTTTTCTCAAGTGTGGAAATGATGGCTTTATTAATTTTTCTGCAAAGTACAATCAGTGATACGTTTCGACCTGCGAATTCGGTGGCGATTACAAAATATGCAAGACCCGAGAATCTGACTAAAGCTTTCTCTCTCAACAGAATGGCCGTTAATTTAGGTTTTTCGATTGGTCCTGCTTTGGGCGGAATTTTGTCGGGGATTTCTTATAATTTCCTTTTCATTGTGAATGCAATCGGAGCCGTTATTGCAGGGATTATCTACGTTATATTTTTCCGAAGAAGAAATAAAATCTTCCGAGAGAAAAAGAAATTAGAACCTATAAAACCTGTTGAAAAGGCGGTTACAAAATCGCCTTACAAAGATTATCCATTTTTGCTTTACAGCTTTTTGTGTGCAGTTTTCGCTGTTTGTTTTTTCCAGTTTTTCAATACGATTCCGTTGTTTTATAAAGACGTTGCGAAATTGGATCAAAGTACGATTGGTTTTATTTTAGGATACAGTGGATTCATTATCGTATTGTTGGAAATGCCTTTGGTAAGTCTAGCAGAACGGGTTTTGAAGATTCCGCAAATCTTGTCCATTGGGATTATAATGTCAGGTTTTTCTTATCTGCTGCTACTTTTTGGAAGTAACATTCCGTTGCTTTTGTTATCGATGTCGATTTTGTCTATTGCAGAGATTTGGGTGCTTCCGTTTATGTCAACCGTTACGGCTTTACGTGCTGAGAAAGGAAACAAAGGTGCTTATATGGGACTGAACGGTATTGCATTTTCGTTCTCCTTTATTTTCACGCCGTTTTTGGGGACTTATGTTGTGAGCCACTTTGGGTTTGATAGTCTTTGGGTTGGTTCGTTTACGGTTTTGGCTTTGTCAGCGATTCTTATTTATGTGGTTGTTAAGAGAATGATTGTAATGAAGTAG
- a CDS encoding T9SS type A sorting domain-containing protein — protein MKNKILIQLLILSIAPTGLLKAQKTIASTGITASGSGGSTSYTVGQIDYQQKGANAQVMEGVQHAYEIITLAVEDLDNKAKNILLYPNPVKDFLSIDFNKENYQDSNYVLFDSQGKLIKKGNLNQQKSELDFSLLPTSVYIIQIFQNNQNIRTFKIIKK, from the coding sequence ATGAAAAATAAAATACTCATTCAGCTTTTGATTCTATCCATTGCTCCAACAGGATTATTGAAAGCGCAAAAGACAATTGCATCAACAGGGATAACCGCCAGCGGAAGTGGTGGCAGCACATCTTATACTGTCGGGCAAATAGATTACCAGCAAAAAGGAGCCAATGCTCAGGTAATGGAAGGTGTACAGCACGCTTATGAAATCATAACCCTTGCTGTAGAAGATTTGGATAACAAAGCAAAGAATATCCTCTTGTATCCCAATCCTGTGAAAGATTTCTTGTCTATTGATTTCAATAAAGAAAATTATCAGGATTCAAATTACGTCTTATTTGACTCGCAAGGAAAATTGATAAAAAAAGGGAATCTCAATCAGCAGAAAAGCGAACTGGATTTTTCTCTTTTGCCTACTTCTGTTTATATCATTCAGATTTTCCAAAACAACCAAAACATCAGAACATTTAAAATCATCAAAAAATAA
- a CDS encoding beta strand repeat-containing protein, protein MKRIVLIAAFALGTYMVSAQAPEKMSYQAIIRNNTGQLLANQNVAVRVSVLQGSAAGASVYSERITGTTNVNGLVSLEIGSGTVLSGTFNTINWGGNSYYLKTETDPAGGTNYTIAGTSQLLSVPYALYAKSSGSGGSGSLTLPFIATQNNASILFSINNDGDGTSLEGTNSTTTSNIAAVRGIVTNTTPGGFSTAVKGINSGTGGLGIGVWGSQAGSGWGVYGSTPNGLGVYGNSSANGTGVYANSNTGTGLTATSSAGIPANISIFSNSNNNNVLNANTVGNGDVINVNTAGNGNGVKSSTGNGFAIHGITSQLTSAGIVGDNNGAGEAIVGRTTSDIAGAVVGRNDGGGYGVRGFIATNTSGTGVGVYGQVGLAGSEGRAGRFENLNTNNERNTFEVETNSNGNIPDNTEGNAASFLVNNTNSVAAAVRGEVNTIFGNFGAAGIFGVSSGTGGRAGLFYASNPAGNGHALVALTDGNGNAITANAGKDGNGIETNVDGTGNALYAWVPSFSEGRAGRFNNFNEDNESDVITVTTVGNGTAGNFKVDRVTGTSPAVKGEVNSQFANFGTAGIYGLSSGTGGYAGLFYASNASGNGPALLALTEGNGNGITANAGGSGDGIEASADGAGNAISGFTPNFGTGKAGRFANYNNSNGQPTVHITTTGTGSTLLINHTGASGNLATFQSGSTNVARINKAGRGFFNGGTQNSGADIAEAFDVEGHISQYETGDILVISTDSDRTVEKSSSPYSNLVAGVYATKPGVLLTEENIDTDISDKVPMGVIGVIPTKVCLEGGAIKRGDLLVTSSTAGVAMKADINKVKVGQVLGKALQSYDGKEIGKINVLISIK, encoded by the coding sequence ATGAAAAGAATTGTATTAATTGCAGCGTTTGCCTTGGGAACTTATATGGTTTCTGCACAAGCTCCTGAAAAAATGAGCTATCAGGCAATTATCAGAAATAATACCGGACAACTCTTGGCTAATCAAAATGTCGCTGTGAGAGTCAGCGTTCTACAAGGTTCAGCAGCGGGAGCATCTGTTTATTCCGAAAGAATCACGGGAACAACTAATGTTAATGGTTTGGTAAGTTTGGAAATAGGTTCAGGAACAGTTCTTAGCGGAACATTCAACACCATCAACTGGGGCGGAAACTCTTATTATCTTAAAACCGAAACAGATCCAGCTGGTGGAACTAATTATACTATCGCAGGAACGAGTCAATTGTTAAGTGTTCCATATGCTTTGTATGCAAAATCTTCCGGAAGTGGAGGAAGCGGAAGTTTGACACTGCCTTTCATAGCAACACAAAACAATGCATCAATTCTATTTTCGATAAACAATGATGGAGACGGCACTTCTCTCGAAGGAACTAATAGCACAACTACTTCTAATATTGCAGCTGTAAGAGGTATTGTAACCAATACTACTCCAGGTGGATTTTCAACCGCTGTAAAAGGGATTAACAGTGGCACTGGCGGCTTAGGCATTGGCGTTTGGGGATCTCAGGCAGGATCAGGCTGGGGCGTTTATGGTTCTACACCAAATGGTTTGGGTGTTTATGGTAACTCATCAGCCAATGGAACAGGGGTATATGCTAATAGTAATACCGGAACAGGACTTACAGCAACGAGCAGCGCAGGCATTCCTGCCAATATTTCAATATTCAGTAATTCCAACAACAACAATGTTTTGAATGCCAACACCGTCGGAAATGGTGATGTTATTAATGTAAATACAGCAGGAAATGGTAATGGTGTCAAAAGCAGCACAGGAAATGGCTTTGCTATCCACGGTATCACAAGCCAGCTAACCTCTGCGGGGATTGTTGGAGATAACAATGGAGCAGGTGAAGCCATAGTCGGTAGAACAACGAGTGACATTGCTGGAGCTGTTGTTGGACGTAACGATGGCGGCGGTTATGGCGTACGTGGATTTATTGCCACAAATACTTCAGGAACAGGAGTGGGTGTTTACGGTCAAGTAGGTCTCGCTGGTAGTGAAGGTCGCGCAGGAAGATTTGAAAATCTAAATACAAATAATGAAAGAAACACATTTGAAGTAGAAACCAATAGCAATGGCAATATTCCCGATAATACAGAAGGAAATGCAGCATCTTTCTTAGTTAATAATACAAATAGCGTTGCTGCCGCTGTACGAGGAGAGGTGAATACTATTTTCGGCAATTTTGGTGCAGCAGGAATCTTCGGTGTATCTTCTGGAACTGGCGGTAGAGCCGGTTTATTTTATGCTTCCAATCCAGCTGGAAATGGACACGCTTTGGTTGCTTTAACAGATGGGAACGGAAATGCTATAACAGCCAACGCCGGAAAAGACGGAAACGGGATAGAAACCAATGTTGATGGTACTGGAAACGCTCTGTATGCTTGGGTACCTTCTTTTTCCGAAGGTCGCGCAGGGAGATTTAATAACTTTAACGAAGATAACGAGAGCGATGTAATCACTGTTACTACTGTTGGAAATGGAACAGCAGGAAATTTTAAAGTAGATCGGGTAACAGGAACATCCCCAGCAGTAAAAGGTGAAGTAAATTCTCAATTCGCCAACTTCGGAACTGCTGGTATCTATGGACTCTCTTCTGGGACTGGTGGATATGCCGGATTATTTTATGCAAGCAACGCATCTGGAAATGGACCTGCGCTATTAGCACTTACAGAAGGTAATGGAAATGGAATTACTGCAAACGCAGGAGGAAGTGGCGATGGTATAGAAGCAAGTGCGGATGGCGCAGGAAATGCAATATCAGGATTCACGCCTAACTTCGGAACAGGAAAAGCAGGAAGATTTGCTAATTATAACAACTCCAATGGACAACCTACTGTACATATTACTACAACAGGAACTGGATCAACTCTCTTGATCAATCATACTGGAGCGTCTGGAAATCTCGCTACATTCCAAAGCGGTAGTACCAATGTAGCCCGGATCAATAAAGCAGGAAGAGGTTTTTTCAATGGAGGAACTCAAAATAGTGGAGCTGATATTGCCGAAGCATTTGATGTGGAAGGTCATATTTCACAGTACGAAACCGGAGACATTCTTGTAATTTCGACCGATTCTGACAGAACTGTAGAAAAATCCTCATCACCTTATTCCAATCTTGTAGCTGGTGTCTATGCTACAAAACCTGGTGTACTTTTGACAGAAGAAAATATCGACACGGATATTTCTGATAAAGTTCCAATGGGTGTCATTGGTGTCATCCCTACAAAAGTTTGTCTGGAAGGCGGCGCCATCAAAAGAGGAGATTTATTAGTAACCTCATCTACAGCTGGAGTAGCAATGAAGGCCGATATCAATAAAGTAAAAGTAGGACAAGTTCTTGGAAAGGCTTTGCAATCTTATGATGGTAAAGAGATCGGTAAAATCAATGTTTTAATCAGTATCAAATAA